attaagtgcttcttatgtgctttccaacgatatataaataaatgttcgtactcaatctcttcgaccagaaaatcgtcccgaaagtacgaatacacattaacggtacaagagtaaagtaccagaaagaaagcaattctgaaactgattataggcttaaaatattctcctatttatgtgctttcgaaatatgcaagaccagatttttgtgctcaaccacgtgatcgaaaaaccaaccctgaagtgagcaccccaccgttcaggtacaagagtaaactaccagaaagaaagcaattatgaaattgattataggcttaaaatattcttttatttatgtactttcggaatatgcaagaaaaaatttttgtgctcaaccccatgatcgaaaaaccgactctgaagtgagctcaccactccccaaccactgacgacaatgccgtcaatattataggtcactgcttacttttttcggcagtccactgccgaaattttgtacaccaatgccggctgtgaatttcccctcgaaattagtataatataacgcatatatataaatctttattttccatttttttaaatattttttgtgtcacaaattaaattaacagcGTCTGACGATAAATTTACTCATGGTTTTATCTTTTGCCCATCTGTAAGCAATGCTATAAAACAAATGCGAAAAAATCTTTCTGGTCAGTTATGAAATTGAACACAAACTGttgaaattatgtattatatcttCTAGTTTTACAGTAATAcaatatgataatttatcgctagctaattttttatgtttcctgaaaaaattacaatgaaaaGAACTAAGattgaaaatcaaatttatCATTGATCAAAGTGATTGTGACGAGAAAACTGAAAGTAATCTGGACAAAAGCACTTTCTTAGGCATTTAATTCGTTGTATGAAGAATATAAATGTTGTTAAGAAAATGAGTGGGCATTAtacttaatgataaaattaataagtatttgtgatctttttgtatgattttatgtGACCTCAAAAAACTTGACTGTCCATTGTGCATACATCTAGTTGTCTCTAAAAGatcttaataacattttattactaaaatataatagaaatgctaaaagaaagttaatgaacatttatttctgaatttaaatcatttattattaaaaataaagttgctATTTATGAAaagttcttttattattaaaaataaagttgctatttatgaaaagtttaatataaataatagattaaaaCTAAATAGTAGTGTATCGATCGTTCTAACAGAGAGTGGTGAAGAAAAATTACattcagattatttatttaaactttgaaataaCTCTGTTACCCCAGATCTAGCAGCTCTTGCAATTCCGGTCGAAACGGATCCTTGTTTGTGTACCATTCCGGGAAGTCGGATCGCTGCTGGTAATAATTTCGAATCCTGTCCTTAGTTTTCTTGACATTAAATTTGCAAACTCTCAAAAATTGTAGAAGAAAATCATTTACataaagattaaagattttctttaacattaatttaatttgaaaaagtgCTAAATCGACACGAATTATAGATTAAACTTTATATTAGGTGTgggaattgatttataaaaacacaattttttataggAATTTATTTTTCGATTGATGCGTGCGTATTACGCGTATCGTTATCGTCTGGGcaaataagaattttgaaatcTCGGATACGTTATATAGAACAAAAATAAAGGTAatgttattgttaaaaaattatctattgcATAAATGGATAGGTAATGTACGCGCATAATTTTCGTTATGCAAGCTCTGTTTAAGTTAAAAACTGATTAATCGCAGAATGTATTGCTGGatggtatttttcttttatgttttgCGTTTTAAACATCttgcttattaaattattaaatattaaaattttattaatttattattctattttatgttAGTTAACAATTTACACTGACAAGGGCAAGAACTGTAACATGCCAAATGAGAGATGAGTCATAGCTCATTCGAAAGAAGGGAAcgagtatattaaaaatgtaaaagaattagcgtgaatgggccttacttttgagaaaattttttttgcccactCTCCTtgtgaaagaaaatattttattaaattaaaaagtccctttcaatgagcaaacaatatttttttaacgttttttaataaaattttatttaattaatgatctATATTTGAATTTCATCGAGTAACCATATTTTAATGCGTCTACTATGTGACCACTGTCATTTTTGCCAATTCGTGCGGGAAATCATCGTTTTCTTTAATCCAGCGTGTAATATCCGCGAGGGCGTTTTCTCTAATTTCGTCAGTTTCGTTCAAATGTTTTGCCGCATATCTTTTATCCTCAATGGTCAGATCTAGCCTAATGTACTATATTATCGGCGCAGTTGCTTGTTATCGTAATCGACAGTAATGGACTAGAATTGTCCACAAACTCGCGACAGCGAGCCACAGGCATACAGTATCATATACAGTGGCGTAGTAAGGGATTACAGCGCCTGGGGCGGTTTTTTCCTCCTGCCTCTCTCTGTCTTTACTACATTATTAATAGCAACTAATTATCTTTTCCAATTTATTAAGCAATacctttattttacattttatttcttatcttcCATGTACAACATTCTagcaattaaacatttaaacaataaataatatttttctaaattttaaacaaatcaaaaatttttaataaattaattgaaaaaactataattgtttaaataatttaaattattttaataaataaagaaataagaacacgttaaaatattaaaatgttaaaatttttaaatgttttttttaataatcttgcGGGCTTTGATGCTTTTGcaaattctgtaataacatcTGTGAAGTCTATTTTTTTGTTGCatcttgtttaataaaaaacattgcaAGCCCGTTTAATTACATCTGACTCGTGGTTGAACGAAGGTAGGTTTCAATAAGCTTTAACTTTGAAAAGCTTTGTTCACAAATAGCAACACTCACGCTCATGGTCAGAAAAATTCGTAAAGCTAGTGTCAAATTTGGTAGCATTTCAGTGAAACACCATTTGACTATCCATGTAAGAAATGTTTCACAAAAAGATGCTTTTacatctaaatttgcatttactaTTGAATCATTGATGCAACTCAATATATAAggctatttatttcatttacctatacattatattgtttaagaaatattcttagttttattgtacattttattgctttttttataaacaacgAGCATTTTCAATACTTGTTGACTTAACTTTTAGAAACGGTagaatgttaattaataaaatgctgGTGCAGAAATCTGATCCACAAATATGCACTATACAATGGACAAAATTGTTAAGTTAACTactttattcttgaaagtaGTTAACAGTCAAGTAAGATCAGCCTTGTCCGGGCCAACAATTTTACTTCTGAATCGTTGCAGATCAAACAGGTTAGAACGTGCCCTAACAATATGCAAatgtaagaaattttataactaatatcTGAAAGTCATACCCccggttaaattaaattttttacctgAGAGTCGTGATAATTATTTACCACAAACCAATAtcaatcgtaaaaaaataagtgACTTCCTTGTTTCCACGATTCGATTGCCTTAAGCGTGGGgaaaaaaaaagctgaaaactGATTGCGCAAGCTGGACGTTGAGCATTTCTGATTTATGGCTTTTTACCTTCTATTACGAACAAATCTTTGATCCTACGTTTTTACTTGTAACAAGAAAGAGTACTGCTGATTTTTGGCGCCGTTGCTAAGATGACCGGGACGAACCGCCCCCTCCGCCCCCATTCTTACTACGCTACTGGTTATATATCAGTGATGCAGCAAATAACGCGATAAGCAACATGTGCTTTTTGAATCTACGCAATCAAAAAGTTTCCACGATAAACGTGCGtcataagaaaaaattatgctGTGTACAAAGGGCGAATTCTGTTTGATTACGTAAACGATTCCTTTTTTCTGTTCTCAAGAAATTTATCTTCATACACACACTATAATCGCGTATTCGATTTGCTGACTCCGCTCAAGTAGATGGTCTGTTCTTTTTATCTACAAAAAGAAAGATGAACAATTCAGGAAATGTAACTAAAAAGATAAACCATCAGGTTGGAGTCGGCAAATTGAATACATTAGAATAAGTTATGTAATTTCTAATTGCGTATTCGATTTGCTAACTCGATGATCTGTATATTATAGCTATAAACGAAGAAATAATCTGTTTGCAAGAAAcggatttaaaaagaaaatcatcAACTTAGATTGGGTTTAGGTTTGCAAGCGCTAGATTAACGATAAATGAATAACGAATTTAGAAATTCGCTGTCTCAAATCAGTACAGGGTGTTCAAATCAAgataaagcaaaagaaaaacgttattaataaacttatcaAAGTTTCaggatatatttaaaaaaaaactaatattatcttacattggtataaattctaaaagaactaattttaattatgcaattcAAATTTGGCTTTTAAAATCCGGAGAcgctttacaaaatttttaaatgtgctaCGCAGGGTCCCAAATGAACTTCTTCGTACTAGCAATCCATCAATTTCCGCCCGAGTTATGctcatttccaccaatgtagattaactttgatctcagtttaacttactcttcaTTTTTTTCCACTTCTTAGATTTACTAATCCGAAATGTTATTCAATTTTGTCATTCTTATCATTTACAAGACACTCGAGATACTTTTcgattgatttatttcaatattttactaaagtaaatatttacatatatcagTAGTTCATATTTAGATTTCGGTGAGTTCTTATCTTTCAGtaattattagtaaataattacTCATATTactatgttaatttatttcaaaaatagataGATCTACTCAACATCTGTCTTTGCTAATATTGCTAGCTACGTAGTTTTTATCTTTCATAATCCAATCACTACTGTCCtcgatcaattttttcaaaattttgcaaaataaatatttaaattacatatacgcattaaaatatatgctcatttaaatatttatttaatatgtaataatttaatatttatataatatttgaaggATTCTTGACAAAATTAATGtctaaattatgtttgtttgtCTTAATTATGAGTTGTGATAGTAATTGTGAAGTAATTGTGAATAATCTCATTTAAATTTACCGCTGCAAATTTCTTATTTTCGCTAATCAACTCTTGTCAAGCGTGTTGCTCAGTGCTGTTGCCGAAACAAGTCACCattgtgataataataaatgcaaagaAGTAAACGCAATGTTTTGAACAGACTTGTGTCTATGATTGGTAAAGACGCACTGAAATATGTAAAGCACAATCAAGGCAAAGGCGATCTGCAGAAATATGATCTTACATAATGAAAGTATGTTtgcacaatttaaaatatttataatgaattaGCATGTGTAATGAGTTTCAAATACGGCACCATTTGCAATAGATAAATGAGATTTGtagatataataaatacgtACTTGATACACAACCTAGAGAACACGAGCAAAGAAACTTCAATTTCCAAATTATTTGTAATCACTTTTTACACTTTtgtctttttaaatagaatgagtatgaaatggtcttactaaaaaattataatgttatatgtaaatttttcaaaacagtTAAAGAGAAATATTCGTTTTTTATTCTCTTAAGGATGAGGCGTGAAGAAatctgatttatttaaattctttactatatattataattatgtacattttggactttttaaatagtaatagtATAACAAAAGCTTATTAAACAGTTATAGTTATATTGACTAGTATATGTAAATTACGCAtggaaaataaatgtataaaatatgtgtatatattttgtttatagttCAAACGATAAAATTCATCATGTAAAATGAGTTAACAAATTGCAAGACAGTTAAAATGAATTTAACTTATTCACACAGTTAGacatatatgaaatttttattaaaacctTAACTTTGTACATctttttatgcaatataattttacgtgatttctgtgcaaaaagaaaaaaagaatcaatatattttataatttgcgtAAAATAACCAAGGTTAATATGCTCTTGTGCCTATTTctaccaacgcagattaactttaatctcagtttgagttactctttatctttctttagttctaagaatttgaaaacggaaaaataaattaaactaagataaaagttaatttgggGCTAGAAATGAGCTTTATTACTTTACTGCCTTTAACCATCAACAAGTTATAAATGTGTCTGCTGAAAATCTTCTTCTATAGGTTCAACTGTCTGGATACTTTGGCCATTCTCATCCTGCATAACCCAGTCGCGATTCTCTTCGATCAATTTTTTCCAATgttctgaaaaaataaatatttgtattatatatatatgtaccaaattatatattaactacAATATATATCTAATGTAGTATACTTAATATTCGAAAAATTCTTaacaaacttttaataattgttgCCCAAGCAATAGCTCGTATTAATTGCGAAAGGTTTATTTTTTCTCCAGCAATACTTGCTTTACATAAAATATCCTTTAGATTGTATTATCCAGtatcgcattaatatttatttaatttgccgTAATTACCTGTTAACTCCTGCAATGTTCCACCGGTACCGCCATATTCGATAGGCAAGTTATCAGCTGGAATATCTTCGAAACAGTTCTGGTGTGAATAGACATAAAATCTGCTTTTTAACTTTTCTGTCAGAAAGAATCTTAAAGTGCTAATAAGAATATTAAAGACTGTTGgtgtgttaaaaaaaacaattcttctGATATCTCACAGGATAGCACTTTTGCCATGTATGggctatattttttaatacaaaggGAGAGAGTTGAAAAATGTGGCGCGCAGTTGGATTGGATACATCTATATAGAATGCCACACCATATATAGATCCTGCGGGATAATATTTCATCGCCGTTTCTAACGCGAGTATACAGATCTAAAAAATTGCCCACCCAGAAATAATGGACATACATTATCGTGACAGCTTTTCCTACAAATCATTCGAGCgatatgttattttaacattaccTTAATTACATTTGGTATTTCGTGTATATTCGGGTCATGCCGAGTTATGCGCATCAGTAAAACAAGTCTTCCTTGACTGTCTGGCTTTCGCAGGGATACACATATTCTAAATGTAAAGGAAATATTCCTGAATTTTTTGAAGAAGTTAATATATTGGATGATTGCAAAAGTTCGCGTCTGATTTTTATAGGAAACCAGAAAGATTTCGTCGCAATGCGGCACTCAAATGTGGTATTGCTTacagaataaaaagaaaaagaaaacaaaaaaaagatttgtattCCACTAAAGTATGGACAATGTCATCATCAATGTCAAAATGCCGTTCAGAGCGGAATtgatcgtaaaaataaaatccatCCAAAATAATATCaccattttgaaatttgccaaatcattttttaattgtttctgaACAGGAGCACAATTCAAATAAACATCACGAATATTTTTTGTTGCGGTTTCAACCCTCATTCCTTTTTGGAATTAGTATAATGTAACGCATATACGAGGATTGCGCGAAAGTAATAGCCCacattttatttctcaaaaactatgtGCTCTGCAAAAGTGATGTTTACATATATGAAAGAATGATGTTTTATCTACACTCTATTTTTCCACATAATCTCTTTCGAGTTCTACTGCCTTCTTCCAGCGATTCACTAGGGCCTCTATACCCTGTCTGTACCAATTCTCGCTCTGGTTACGTAGCCAGGTTTTCACTACTCTAATTACCTCTTTGTCGTCTTCAAAATGTTTTCCGGCCACTAAAGGATTgcattcgtggaaaacattttgaagaCCCCAAAAAGGTGATTAACGTTACAGATCAAGCAGCTCTTGCAATTCCGATCGAAACGGATCCTTGTTTGTGTACCATTCCGGTAAATCGGATCGCTGCTGGTAATAGTTTCGAATCCTGTCCTTAATTTTCTCAACATCAAATTTGCAAACTCTCAAAAATCGTAGAAGAAGAAAATCATCTgcataaagattaaaaatttcctttaatactataatttcatttaaaacagtgctaaattgatacaaattataaattaaactttatattagGTGTGCGACttgatttataaaaacacatttaaaaacacatttgattcataaaaatttattttttgatcgaTGCGTGCGTATCGCGCGTATTATTATGTTTCTCTTgacaaataagaattttaaaatctcGGATACATTGTATAGAATGAATATaaagacaaaattattcttaagaagttatttattaaatgtataggAAGGTAATATATGTGCGCATAATTTTCATTGTGTAAATGCTGTTTAAGTTAAAAACTGATTGATCACAGGATATCTTGCTCGATTgtatttttctctcatttttgcGTTTTAAACATCttgcatattaaattattaaatattaaaattttgtggatttattattctattttattttaattaacaattcacactaaaaaaaaaatattttattagttcaAAAAGTATCAGTATCTTCCAATaaacagacaatattttttataatatttttaaatgttttttaataaaattttatttaaataatgagcTATATTTGAATTCCATCGAGTAACCATATTTCAAGGCGTCTACTGTGTGATCACTATCATTTTTACCAATTCGTACGGGCAAATCGTTGCTTTCTTCGATCCAGTGTTTAATTTCCTCGCAGCATTTCCTCTAGTCTCGTCGGTCTCGTTCAAATTTACCGCTGCAAATTTCTTATCTTCGCTGGTCAACTCTTGTTGAGCGTGCTGCACGGTGCTGTTGCCAAAACCAGTTGCCATCGTGATAATAGTGAGTGCAAAGAAATAAACGCGATGCTTTGAAGAGACTTGTGTCTGGGATTGGTAAAAATACACTGAAATAGGTGAAGCACGATCAAGACGAAGCTGATCTGCAGAAATATGATCTTGCATAAGAAAACTTGttagtataatttaaaattaattagcatAGGCAATGAGCTTCAAATACGGCGAAACTAGTTTTGCGTATAATAATGTACATGTTTGTCCTACatgtacataatacaaatatttgtgagttagaattatttgattattattgctTGTCGTTGGTTCGGTTTGATGCTAaagtttatgtatatatttaaacataaatgaacatatttaaaacataatctCACTAAGACCTGCATCAGCCGCTATAAAAAATCTTAACGCTAACAAAAATGGTTACATGTTCCAACTGTCATACGTGgtcaaaattatacaaaattataggATCTAATAGTTAATAATCTCACGTTGAAAGTATTGTAAAAATACAGAATctatccaataaaattttacaattattgttttCTGTTGTCATTTCTTGCGTACGTGTTTCCATTATTtgtattgatattaaaaaatctttgcGCATTACATCTGACTAGCCGTCGGATGAATCTTATCTGACCAATAATTAATTCTGTGAATCCttctttatataattgataCTCGTTATAAAGAAGGAGGAACAAACTTGTCGACAGATGATCTGTTTTGTCAGTATTAAGACTTTTTTAGCGACTGATGAAGGTCTTACAATTAATGAGGCAGAAAGTTTCGCGTTAGTTTCACGTTATAATAACGTACATGTTTGTTCTTACTTGTACATCATGCAAATATATGTGAGTTAGAATAACTTGATTATTATTGCTCGTCCTTGGCTCGGTTTGATGCTAAAGTTTATGAACATACGAGCGAaacgaattataataaatatatgtatataattatgtattcgtttatatataatattaaattttagtatatttatttatatacatatttctatgaaaacaaataaagtttgttacagaaacaaatattttctagcTCTCCTAAGCTTTTGGAAAGCCccatatatatttacaatcgAATCTTTTTTCAAGATCGTCTTGAAAATGTCAGATACTAATGCTCTCTAATTGATGACACCTTAAGATGGAACTTGagacgattttaaatataagaacagaCTATGAATTACGACCTTAGATCTCATCGTGATTAGAAATCCATACGTGATGAGAGAGAATGCACGTGATATCTTACATAACGCATAAAGCGATAAACTTGCTAAGTTACGATCGAGTAATATTTTGTTTCTGTTGATAACCGACAGAGTGATTTCTCTAATTTGTGGCAATAAGTGCGAAATTAGCATTTACAGATCATAGAAGCGCATTGTAATGTGCTGTTCGGATAAACGATCATCGGATTCAAATATTCGCTAATTATCTGCGTTAATTTATTAGTcccaaataaattaattcaaatactGTCTCTGCAAGTTTCACTATTTGGGCAGTTTTCATCCTCTGTAAACCAGTCGCGATTCTCTTCGATCCATTTTTTCCAATAtcctgtaaaaataaataaaaaataaatatatccatTAAATTATATgcgaatttaaatatatatttaatatacgtatataatatatttaatattcaatgaaCTTTTAACAAACTTTTAATGATTGTTGCCTAAACGATTGGTCATCTTAATCGTGAGAAATTTATTGATTCTTCGACAATACTTTATTTATAGGAAACTTCCTTTATCCTACTCAGTATGCATCGCAATATGTCTATTTCAATTACCGTAAATAACCTACCTGTTAATTCCTGAAGAGTTCCATCCGTGCCACCGTATTCGACAGGCAATATATTAGCTGGAATATCTTCGAAACAGTGCTGGTGTGAGTAGACgtaaaatctgttttttatcTTCTCCGTCatgaaagatttaataattctcATAACAATATCGAATATTGCTAGCGCGTTAAAAATGACAATCTTTTGATATCTTATAGGATAGCACTTCTGAAACGTGTGGATCAAATTTCTTAACACGAAGGGTGATGAGAACTGTAAAACGTGGCGCATTGTTAAATTGATTACGTCTACGTACACTGCGCAACCATATATAGATGCTGCTGGATAATACTTTATCGCAGCTTCTGTTATCAATATACCAATctgaaaagtttcaaaaataagggacataaattaaaaacatattatcTTAACTGCATCCAGTACAAATCATTCCAAcgttatgttattttaatttttaccttaGCTAGGTCTGACATTTTATGTATTCTTGGGTCATGCAGAGTTCCGCGCACGAGAAAAACAATTCTTCCTTGGCTGTCTGGCTTTCGCAGCGGCAATACTATTCtaaacgcaaaaaaatattcttgaattcTTTGAAGAAGTTAATatactttgaatttttacaaCAATACAATGTGACAATTAGTCCCGGCTGGCTCTTTTCTATTTCAAATGAAAGGGACTAAAGTCGAAGTAGAATGAGATCTACCTCTCTCTTGTCTTGTCCGGGCCGACGATTTCGCTTCTGACTCGTTGCAGGTCGAACGGGTCAGAACGTGATCTAATAATGACTTTGTATGAAGTTTTATGATCGCCGAATGTTGGAAAATTTATGACCAATATCCGGAGACTACACGCCCGGTTAAgttgaaatttcttttttttttctctgaggATCGTAGCAATTGTTTGCCACAGTATACTCAAAATAGATAAATGATAAAGAGAAACGCACTGTCGATCGAATAACAGTAAAGtagaataaagattttttttagattatgtATCTATATACTCGAATAATGGTCGTTACCCCATTTCAAGCAGCTCTTGCAATTCC
The Solenopsis invicta isolate M01_SB chromosome 16, UNIL_Sinv_3.0, whole genome shotgun sequence genome window above contains:
- the LOC105199325 gene encoding retinol-binding protein pinta, with product MASNCGDIVHYARQELISEDKRYAAAHLNETDATRENALAEIRRWIEEIDDLPAQIDDFLILRFLRVCKFDIEKTKDRIRNYYKQRSDLPEWYRNKDPLRPELQELLEMGIVLPLRKPDSQGRIVFLVRGTLHDPRIHKMSDLAKIGILITEAAIKYYPAASIYGCAVYVDVINLTMRHVLQFSSPFVLRNLIHTFQKCYPIRYQKIVIFNALAIFDIVMRIIKSFMTEKIKNRFYVYSHQHCFEDIPANILPVEYGGTDGTLQELTGYWKKWIEENRDWFTEDENCPNSETCRDSI